The proteins below come from a single Pristiophorus japonicus isolate sPriJap1 chromosome 18, sPriJap1.hap1, whole genome shotgun sequence genomic window:
- the LOC139228803 gene encoding alpha-1,3-galactosyltransferase 2-like isoform X2, translated as MRFTSSERYLVKQKYTLLLVTFILTSVVNPVFFRFMEGFLPMDKCHLPKGFQLKPGNHVDNSLAHWNRTDVQTCTNWNAPIIWNGIFDPKYYDKMYKEQNIVIGLTVFAVGKYLDLYLEEFLVSADEYFMPGFSVIYYVFVDNLSKLEAMSWRLRRKVKSFKIEKHRRWQDISMSRMKMIGRVIEDHVKHEANYVFCFDVDQRFQGRFGTEALSESVALLHAWYYRRPKFLYTYDNNPHSSAYLSARGDFYYHAAVFGGTWQSVQNLTQSCYRGIMQDKLQNVEALWQDESHLNKYFWLHKPTKVLSPEYCWDQKIGWRRDIHVVRLLWAKKQYSLSRQID; from the exons GTTTATGGAGGGCTTTCTTCCCATGGATAAGTGCCATTTGCCCAAAGGATTTCAATTAAAACCTGGAAACCATGTGGATAATAGCCTGGCTCATTG GAACAGGACTGATGTGCAGACTTGTACAAATTGGAATGCGCCAATCATTTGGAATGGAATCTTCGATCCCAAGTATTATGATAAGATGTACAAGGAACAGAACATTGTTATTGGTCTCACAGTCTTTGCAGTTGGCAA GTACCTGGACTTGTACTTGGAGGAGTTCCTGGTGTCAGCCGATGAATATTTCATGCCGGGATTCTCGGTCATCTACTATGTGTTTGTGGATAATCTGTCGAAGCTGGAAGCGATGAGTTGGAGGCTGAGACGGAAAGTCAAGAGCTTTAAAATTGAAAAGCACAGGCGGTGGCAAGACATTTCCATGTCCCGCATGAAGATGATCGGCAGAGTGATTGAGGACCACGTCAAGCACGAGGCCAACTACGTGTTCTGCTTCGATGTGGATCAGAGGTTCCAAGGTCGCTTTGGCACGGAGGCGTTGAGCGAGTCAGTGGCTCTCCTGCACGCTTGGTATTACCGAAGGCCAAAGTTCTTGTACACCTATGACAATAACCCCCACTCCTCCGCTTACCTGAGTGCCAGGGGGGATTTCTACTACCATGCCGCTGTGTTTGGTGGGACTTGGCAGAGCGTCCAGAACCTGACTCAGAGCTGCTATCGGGGGATCATGCAGGACAAACTGCAAAACGTGGAGGCTCTCTGGCAAGACGAGAGCCACCTCAACAAATACTTTTGGTTGCATAAACCCACCAAAGTTCTTTCACCAGAATACTGCTGGGATCAAAAGATCGGATGGCGGAGAGACATCCATGTGGTCAGACTGTTGTGGGCAAAGAAACAGTACAGCCTCAGTCGGCAAATTGACTAA
- the LOC139228803 gene encoding alpha-1,3-galactosyltransferase 2-like isoform X4, with amino-acid sequence MEGFLPMDKCHLPKGFQLKPGNHVDNSLAHWNRTDVQTCTNWNAPIIWNGIFDPKYYDKMYKEQNIVIGLTVFAVGKYLDLYLEEFLVSADEYFMPGFSVIYYVFVDNLSKLEAMSWRLRRKVKSFKIEKHRRWQDISMSRMKMIGRVIEDHVKHEANYVFCFDVDQRFQGRFGTEALSESVALLHAWYYRRPKFLYTYDNNPHSSAYLSARGDFYYHAAVFGGTWQSVQNLTQSCYRGIMQDKLQNVEALWQDESHLNKYFWLHKPTKVLSPEYCWDQKIGWRRDIHVVRLLWAKKQYSLSRQID; translated from the exons ATGGAGGGCTTTCTTCCCATGGATAAGTGCCATTTGCCCAAAGGATTTCAATTAAAACCTGGAAACCATGTGGATAATAGCCTGGCTCATTG GAACAGGACTGATGTGCAGACTTGTACAAATTGGAATGCGCCAATCATTTGGAATGGAATCTTCGATCCCAAGTATTATGATAAGATGTACAAGGAACAGAACATTGTTATTGGTCTCACAGTCTTTGCAGTTGGCAA GTACCTGGACTTGTACTTGGAGGAGTTCCTGGTGTCAGCCGATGAATATTTCATGCCGGGATTCTCGGTCATCTACTATGTGTTTGTGGATAATCTGTCGAAGCTGGAAGCGATGAGTTGGAGGCTGAGACGGAAAGTCAAGAGCTTTAAAATTGAAAAGCACAGGCGGTGGCAAGACATTTCCATGTCCCGCATGAAGATGATCGGCAGAGTGATTGAGGACCACGTCAAGCACGAGGCCAACTACGTGTTCTGCTTCGATGTGGATCAGAGGTTCCAAGGTCGCTTTGGCACGGAGGCGTTGAGCGAGTCAGTGGCTCTCCTGCACGCTTGGTATTACCGAAGGCCAAAGTTCTTGTACACCTATGACAATAACCCCCACTCCTCCGCTTACCTGAGTGCCAGGGGGGATTTCTACTACCATGCCGCTGTGTTTGGTGGGACTTGGCAGAGCGTCCAGAACCTGACTCAGAGCTGCTATCGGGGGATCATGCAGGACAAACTGCAAAACGTGGAGGCTCTCTGGCAAGACGAGAGCCACCTCAACAAATACTTTTGGTTGCATAAACCCACCAAAGTTCTTTCACCAGAATACTGCTGGGATCAAAAGATCGGATGGCGGAGAGACATCCATGTGGTCAGACTGTTGTGGGCAAAGAAACAGTACAGCCTCAGTCGGCAAATTGACTAA